The genomic region ttaaaatcaatttcgttagttagcaggttttcaaaacatattagTAAACTAGCATTttgagtcttttagactcgagttCATTGTAACAATTTGGGCTTAAGAGACTAGAGTTACTTTCTTGTTCTTTGGCCGAAGTTGTTCTTCATACCTATGTTCTTCCTTCTCTCCTTCTTTCTCTATAccctaaaatcaaatttctcaaaCACCtacacccaaacccaaaaattagaaaataccaCACAAGAACAAATACCTGATTGGATCTTCTCCTCTAgcgtcttcttcttctccagATCTTTAATACTCCTACTCAAATTGAATTCAGAGAACTCTCaatgtcttcttctttctccagcatcgtcttcttcttcttctctagaACAAAGGTCCATTGTCTTTTTTCTTCAGAACTGAGGTTCTGTTCTGCTCTCTTGGTTTTGCtttatgaaactcgagtgtTTAAGATTTGAGTTATAACACTGAACTTAAGTCTCTAAGGCTTGAGATGCTAATTTGCTAATAAGTTTTGAAAACTTGTTTACTAACAAATATGATTCAAGAATCAAGTTATATGACAATTTCCTCATAATTAAAGTAAATATCAACTTAAGATGAaatccaaatctcttattttaatataagagacattataattaatttttttaattcaatatacGATAGAGGGGAGATTAAAACCTAGGATCATTTGCTTAAAAAGATCAAGAAGTAGCAACCAATCGAGTTTTTGTAATTGGAACTATTTAATAGTGTTTTTCACAACGTTGGCTTTTTTTGTCAAACAAGGTTTAAGTTGTGGGTTTTAGATAGTTTTActgtcaaaattttttgatgTTGAATAATAAATCCTGAAGTTAAATTtctgtctaaaaaaaaaaaaaaaccaattgaagtACTCgtctaataataaaaaccatcagttgaaacttgaaagtcgAACtgtctaaaaaagaaaaaaagtttcaagTTGCGGTTCTAGTGAATCACACTCACGTGGCAGAGCATGTGGCAATGGACGTAACGGAGAGAAAACTGACGGAGAGGATGAGAATCCCGAATTCTCCCTGTACGGCCAATGGCGTCTGCCGTTAAAGCATCATCCATCCAACCTatttcacttcttcttcttcttcttcttctctgtctctctctgccAAATCCCAATTCAGGTCCTCAatttttgcttatttctttGTCAAAATTATATTCAAGTCCTCAGTATATCCAACTCATATGGTTTGGTTTCGTTGAAGGTCAGTTCTCTACTTCTCTCTCTgttcatatacatatatatttacttattttgttgtgATTAACAATGATTGATTGGTGaatgtaatttttgaaaaatgggatcttttttaattaatttctttatttttagctCAAATATTTaatgggtttgaatttttttagagatttaTTGACAATGGtgcaagattattttttttttttttttgggttaattgcTGATTTTTTAGTTATGTAAGAGGGAAATAAGCTAATTCTAGGCACATTATTCTTGATTTTCCATTTGTAACATGGGTTTTTgctgacattaaaaaaaattagttgctAATAATTAGCTGTGCATACTTACTATGAAGAGTCGAGTGTTAGCTTTGTATTTGTTGCTAGTTCAGTTGAATCATCTGTTATTCTGATGCTGAAGGGGTATTGGTCTTGGCTTGGATGGGTTGGCTTGTTTCTTGAGTTGAGCTTGGTTGGGATGTGTTGTGTAGTCTTGGAGGTTCAATTGCTTGTGTTGATAGATATTGAAATTTGGAATTGGTGACCCAGAGTGTAATTTCTTCTTTGGATTTGATTTGGGAAAACATGTGCCTTTCTTTTACCATATATGTGGCCGATACTAACTAGTAACTAGTCTATTGAGGATCCATAACTGatcccaaaatttttgggacattaaaggctttgttgttgtagtTGGATAAGCATTTCATTACCATATAACTATTAACAGTCCAAAGATGATGTTGCTTCTAATATGTTCTTCTCTAGCTTGACATCTTTTGTTCATATGAGATGGACACTTCTAAAACCCCCGACATCTCCATGTCTGGACATGTCGGGGACACTCCTGTATGTATGTCCTCATTGTGTTAGGagaaaaacttttttcctttatttgaaAAGAATTCCTTTGATTTTAGATATGTTTCTAAAGATTTTGATAGTATATGCCTACAAATAAATAAGATATAcctaaaatttgtattaatctattaattttcaTATCCCCACTGGTTGTGTCGTATTTTTCCAAGAATTGCTTGCATCCATATTAATGTTTTTGTCTGTGCTTCTTAGGGAGGAACTTATTACAGAAAGTTATgtttctatatttatttttgttggtcACCTCAGTTCTCCACACTGATTGAATCTCTACTCCATTGTGTAACTTGCATTTTGTGAACAATTTGGCGAGGAACAATCAGACTTTTGAAGGGGTTGAGAAATCTGTtattgagattaaaaaatttttttggggcACTCTTTGTTTGAAGGCTGTACTATAATGATTGATGGGGTATCTTGTAGTTCTTTAGTAGATTTCATGAATCTCTTAAATGTCATTGTAATTCTCTGGGAGACTCTATCATTGGAGTTATCCTTCTTTCAAAAtaattagttattatttatcaaagaagtaatttgttttggttttcaaaaaaaGGGCATGAATGAAACACATGAATGTTAACTTTCTGATTCTAGCAAAAGATGTTGCCCATCCACAACTTAAAAATGAGAATCATcaattgaaatttgatatgtttcTGTTCATACTATTTTAATTTGTGAGGTAGTTTCTTACTTGATTAATTACATTATCCAATCATCAACCCAGCATATCTTTAAAATGTTCTTTTCTTAAGTTTCTTCTCTTTGCTATCTTAAATTATAGtaaatttaatagttttttttttcttaataacgTTTTTCTAatgataattaaataagtaaaaGAACTATCAGAAATTAGAATATGGATCATTATGTGACATGTTGTAATGGATCAACAAAGAAGCGAACAGGGTTAAATAATTTAAAGTTTTCCTGAAGTTAATATTGCTAAATACACTTTAGAGATGGTAttttttagatgtttttgttgttgttgttactgTACCCATGTGTTTACATAGACTAGGTTAGTGCTTTCtgaattgaaaataaatgtgaaaaattataaGTTCACTCTGTTGTATTCTGGTGGTAAGTGCCACATAGActatctttattatttttcatttaattagtTTTCATAAAAATCTATCTGACTGTGATGGGCTAAATAATTTCTCTAATAAATATTCAATTCTTTCTACAATTTTGGTTGGATTCACAACAACTCTGATAATCTTTGTCACCCTTAGTGTTGATATAcctatttcatatatttttgacTTATTTGGATTAGAGTATCTGAATATGCTCACTGGATCAACAGACATCTATCCCAAATATTTTTCCTATGTCAATAGCAATATCATCTTTATCTTTAAATTATTactgggtgttttttttttggcccctGTTTCATGATGTTGATTATTATTGCATCAGCTCTGGTTATGGAGTAATCCATGTCAACAACATAGTTCTCTTGGCCCTTTTTCGTTGAGGGTAGATAACTAATTAAAGTGAATTTTGGCATTCTAATTTCCCCTTTTCCTGACAATcctcatttaattttttgtcctctaatctacaattttttttttgcctgctgagggggggggggtggtggtgGTTATGAGACAATAATTTTCTTGCTTTTATGAGATTCTGTGTCAGGTCAAGtgagtgatttttttatttttgacattgtAGATGATGATTGCACTTTTTGTCTGActgatgtcaaattttttttttttttacctgttCTGCAATATTGTGCACAGCATCTTTTCAGACTCGGGCAGCAGCATATTGAAAGAATTTCATGGCAGGCAGTGGCCTGCCATCTTTGGGTCGTGTGAAGCTCACTGATCTAGTACCCTGTGAAGGCCTTCCTTCTGATTCTTATAAACTATCAGTCTCAACTTTGTCACAGTCTCTTGCTCAATATTCTGCCGCCATCATTCAGTTCCCGGCAAGTGATGGGGCTCTTTTAAGATCTGGGTTGGAGTCTGCTCGCCTGTACTTTCACCAAAGAGCATCATACCCATCTGCAGAAATGATTCATAACAATGATTCTCGTGAGTGGTGCAAGACATCTGGATACTATGCAGATCCTCAGATGTGGCAAGAAACATATGATTATCGGCCGGGCCTTACACCTAACGAGCCAAACAATACAATGGATTTCCCTCCAGCAGGTTTGCCCGACATATTTGCTCTACTTGGAAAGGCTACTCGGGATATACTGGATGCCATCAGCTTCTATTTGAACTTACGCAGTTCTCCATTTACTGAGATACTTGATAATGTTCCACTGAGAAATCGGGAAATTTCATCTTCAGTATTGTCTGTTTGCTGTTACGCAAGGCCATCATTTCAGGGAGCACAACACCATAATTTAGCCACTCAAGAGGATGGCCAGTTGATTATGTTTACAGACCATGAGCACCAAGCAGATAAAAGCCTCATATCTCTTGTTAAGTCAGATAAGGCAGGTTTACATATAAGAGATCTTCATGGTCGGTGGCTTTTAGTGGATGGTGATCTTGGCCCTCAAGAAGCCATTGTTTACCCTGGACTTGCACTTTATCAGGCAACGGCAGGCTATGTCAACCCCGCATTGTACAGAACAGAGATCAATACTATGCAGGGTAACATGCATGGACGATGTTCTTTGGCTTTCAAACTGATGCCAAAATCCATGTCCAGTCTTAGTTGTTCAGAGATGAGAGCGGCTGGTCATGGAGTTGAAGCTCAGTTCCAGCTTCCAGTACTGGTAGATGACTTCATGCAGAAATCCCCCCCAACTGATCAACTCTTTAACAGGCAGAATATCCAGTGTTTCAATTTTCCTACAGTCCAAGATGGTAGGCATAattctaataataatttagcTTTCTGTTGTTACTGGATTTTatgtttccaatttttttttcttttcataaacCAATTCTTTGAGCCTCTTTCTGCTAGAGACATTTACTACCCCTGATTTTCATTATGACTCAGGTTAGGGTTGTCATATCACATGGCATAACTTTCTTTGCTAACAAATACAACTTGTTTGTTACCCTCCTGCCTCTCTtccccacacacaaaaaaagaaaaagaaaaaggaattggGGATGGGGAACAACAAGTGATGAATTTAAGCTCCAGATTTGGCTTAAGCCACCTTTTATATATGTTTGGTACTAACCCAACACTCAATCTCTTTGATCTTCTAATACTAAATTGTTCTGGTCATTTTAAGGATTCGTTTTGCTTTTTTAAATTTCACCTTTTTACCTGGCTTTGATTCCTACTCTCTATTTCACTCTTGGGCTGGGACTCTTTCTCCTTGTGCTTCCtcaatatttcaaatttatttagcATGGACTTCCTAATAGATAGCATAGTGTTAATATTCCCAGTTGCTTACTATGCTATATCTCTGCATCTCTTAAAAGTTAAACCTTTCTTTCTTGATGAAGGAATTAACAGGGAGTCATGGTCTTAGACTAGATACCATTGTTTGAGCTGAAactcaataatataaattaattattaaggTAGTGACATATTTGTTTGGATACCAAAATTGAGCATCTGATAATCAACTTGAGCTCTTCTACTCAAGTCTTACCTCCTTGAGCCAAGGACTTTAGGGCTTAAAATGCTTTTGCACTAATGATGCCTTAAGCATTATGGTGTATGGCTTGCCTCCTAAGGATGTCAGCAGGTTGGGATGGGATTGGGGACCCAGTCCGCATCTCTGCCAGGCTTAATTTTCCCCATTCTCAATTCttctatatttaattttaatgacCTTTGGAAATTTACTTTTGTATTGAATAATAGAAATGTGTGTGTACATGTGTCTTTTGTGGTAAAACTGTCACACAATGTAgcatagaaaagaaacaaactgAAAGATGAAAATTCTTTGtaaatgtaattaaaaaaaatgtgatgattattttttaatattaaaaaatgtggGGTTTAGGtgtgatttaaaaaaagtgtGAGGTGGGATCGGGCAGGGTGCAGGTAGAGTTATCTTCGATGTTGGTTTTATTCTCAAATGATTTAGAAGCAGGGAACTAAACCATATCTAGACACATGCTTGATATCAATGACGTCAATTTTAAAAGATTACATATCTACTAGTTGAAAgttcttgaaatctttaatGTGTTGCTTCCAAGGTTTTTGTGGATTGAAACAAATGCAATATAGTAGgctagtaattaaaaaaaacttactgcATCATACTcataagaaaagaaacaaaaactaaatacaaCAGACAGGAATCAATCATCAATGAGAGGTGAATGCTATGTCAGAAAATTTTTCATGAAAAGAGAAAGGAATATGATCATAACTACAGCTGTGTTAAACATTAAagtcatcttttttctttttaaaagagAGGATATTTTCCTAATGAAAGCATTTCAGTCTGTGTTTGGTCTCACCATCTTGAtaataaattatgttatttattttctgtgCAAGTAGCCCTTAGTGAGAAGTTTTTAACAGCAGGTCGTTGGATCGATGAAATGCTGGTACAGGATCTATGAAGCCCTTGGTGAGGAGGAGGAAGCATGATTCAAGAAGCAAACCTTTGCCACCTTCTAAGAGGTTACGACTTGAAGCTCAGAGAGTTCTGAAGGAGAGGGTTCAGGACATTGCTGATAAGAAGGGCATCAAGCTGAGGTTTTGCAATTTGAAGGAATGTGAGAGTCACGTTCACACGCTAGATAGCCCATGTGCCAATATAAGATTGGAGATTGGGTGGCCAGCTGGGGTACCATTTGTTCATCCCCACGATCTTCCTAACAAGGCAAAGATTGGTTTCCTTGAAGCATATGAACCTGGTTGGACAGCAACTCATGATATGGAGTTAAGTCTAACTGAACCTGGACAGGCCAGTCAACAATCAGCTAATTGTAACTGTAACTCTCCTATTCAAGTTTCATATCTACATTGCAATTCATCTTATGTCTTAGATGTCTCTTGGGTTCTTTGCTTTACACATGCAaactaaaaaaggaaaagaactgACTACCTCTTGAATATTGTGAAGGTGTGATATCACTAATGCAATTAAAGTAATTGCCAAGAAATTGTGTTTCAAACTGCAAATTTCTCTATTTCtactcacacacatatatgcatGCATATATTTCTTTGTATCTTTGCATGcacgtgtgtatatatatatttgtactaTAGTATagatagaaaataaatatgaatatttgTACAAATACaatattgattttgttttttctctttacaaTTTTAGGGTTCTGTTTGTTGTGCTCTAGTAGTACTATTTATGccattatttggtttttttggtgACATGTCCATTGGTCCATCCACCTAGTTTAAATTAAGTGCATGTGGAAGTAACAAGCTGCTGCAGTATTCTTCTTTTAGTTTGACAAATCCTTCAGTTCATGATACACACAAAGGATATGTTTAAAATGAAGTTCTCATACAGGAACCATATTGGTTGATGGAAATTGTTATGCCTGAAGTAGAAAGCACCGTATCCATAGATTTACGAATAGCAACGAGTGTAATGTTTTCACGGACATGGCAACTTCCAAAAATCTAGATGTGAGGGTTTTTACCCTGTcgttttaaatttataatattgaaCATGTATATTTATTTGAGTATGCATATTTGTGCATTAGAACCACAGACAGTATACCAAGTATGGGATGGATGACTGTGTATGATTTTCAGGTCAAAGAAACATAATGTTCATACAAATCTCCACTTCTTTTAGGTGACTGTAGGCAAGCTTTTTTTTACAAATGGCTAAACTAGTGTGAGACATGGGTGGATTTAAGTGTTGTGTCCTCAAGCGTCTTGTgccatttttgttttgggatagTTGGAAAAGAGGGGGATTTAAACCTTGGACGTCTATATTGGAAATACCAAGAGGCGTCAATTAAGCCACCAAACTCTTGGCCAATTTTCATTTCTAAGCTGGTAATAAAAGCAAGTAACTAAAGCATTTGACATTCATATAGTAGTTAAGAAATATTAAATCCTAGAACTATATAAACATGATAAGCTATGGTTATCATGTTATGCATGATCATGTGTGCCCTCATATGCTTGCATATGCCCATTCATCTCTAGATATAtagcatatatttttttttgataagtaaaattaaATCATTAATATATAGCATATATTGTGGATGAGCAAGTGTTATTAGAAAGTTATTGCTGTAGAGTATACTTGGTATATGAACTTTTATTTGATAGACCCTAAATCTGTTGATGCACATGTACATGTATATGAATACACCTTTTACTGGAACAGTgctaattatttttcttttattgagtCTGATGTGTGTAGATTTAACATTACAGTTATCTTTGTGAAGTTTATAACACTAATTGAATAGTTGAAGTGGTCATATGTTTCTTTTCTAGACTCAGGAGAATAACATCATGTTCATCATAAATGTGAAATACTTTGAATGACATATCTTTAGTTTTAATCTGTCAAGACATGGACTTTGTGCCTATGAGAGTCTGTCAAAGGGACAGACATGCTtttcatccatatttttctaagAACTTAATCTTCCTTAACTtttcaatacaaaatttttgcaaCTGCCACCAAACTAACTTCATATCTTACACTCCTGCACCTAGCTGTTCTtaacccttttgtttttgtttttgtattgttGTTGATTTCTTTCGTTCCCCCCTGTTTGGTTGCAATTAACAAAATGTGTATTAATTCTTGTGTGTGCAGGAATCAATCTCCATAGTTTCAGATGTGTGGCCACCCCTGATCAGCTTGTGACTAAATGGTTTTGAGGTACTGGTCTCTAGTTTCCCAATTCTTTTGGATGCCTGTACCTTTCTGTCCTGGTATGTCTGGCTGCTTCCATTTGCAATTTTCACTAGAGAGTCagtgaaaacataaaagtaaTCATCCTTAAGCCTGTTATAGTTGTCTGTAAACATGCAATTTTGAGGAGAGCTTGGCATTGTTATGGAGGAACAATAGGGTTCCACCAGACTTGAGGTCTCTCAGGAGCATTCCATTTTTATGACTGCTTTTCCATGACAGAATGCAGGCTTGATGCAACATCTACTTCAAATATCCAAATGCTTATCAAAAGGAGAATATCAGTTAGAAGGTTTCCTTCTCTTTTACTCtctgttttggtttttgtttttgtttggaaaGAAACCTTCTTATCATTGTATTAGTCGGTAGGCTGTGGTAGCTGATGAGGTATTGACCTCCCTCTCTCTACAGATTACTGTACCTATACCTTCCTTTAGCTATAGGTGTATCCAATCCAGTATCATTTCCTTCCATGCTTGGGCCACTAATTATATTGGAACCAACTCATATGTCTTTCAAATGAATTGAGGAGAAAGATCGTTGGATTGTGGAGTGATCTACGAACCAAAGATTTTAACTTATTGTATACAAGGTTCTTAAAGTGAACATTTATAATGACTTTGGGATTCTCCCATGATTACAAAGTAGTGCACCTTATGGTATGGCATATATAGGTCTTAAATTGTTGTTGCTAGTCTAGGACATCAAAATGAAGATTACAATAATAAGTTTGCAACTGGGGAATTGCTTATTAAATTCAACCACTTCACAATTGTGAGTTTGACCCTTGTTCATGTTTAGCATCTTGTAGCTAAAAAGAGTGTTTTGTCTACTAGCTAGGATGGCATATACCTTGTAATGGTGTTAGAATTGCTCCCCAAATACTACTAAAAATTGGTCATTTTATGAGTGTTGTAATTGTTTTAAACTGTGTTTTCGTATGGCTTAGCCTTAGTGAGTTGCATAATGGAGTTGTAAAATTTAAGAGATTTTTCTGGAAACTCAGTAGTTCTCAAAACAtcctttaattgatttttgtactttcaTAATTTAGTTTACAAGACAGAATTGTGGTCCTTGGTATTTCTAATTCTTAACTTCCAATATTTTCATTTCCTAAGTCACCATGTTTTCAATTTGTTGTGCTGtttgttttccttctttttgtggGCTTATGCCTAATTGGTCCAAATCTTGGCACTTAAATGAGAGCATCGGTATTAAAAATAAGGTGGTCTTTGGTTCTAATGGGTTTTTGTGGTCATGAATGGATTAGGAAATGGGTGTTGATTTCAAAGAGGTACAGAGTTTTGGAGTTTTCCTACTTTCCTGTTCTTTCACTACAGAACTGAACTTGCATGTTGCATCATTTGCTGGTATTCCTTGAAATCAACCAAAATTTTAGGTACAGGAATATTTGCTATCTGCTCTGCATTATCTACCTTGTAGATGGCTCCCTAGCGTCCATGGTGCTACAATAGTCTAGGAGCACTTACTTTGCCACAACTTAGACCTAGTGTTATGCATTATCTCATTGGGATAACCATTGGGTGTAGTGGTCATCCTAGAGTTGCAACCTGTAAAGCATTCACAGCAGGCTCAGCAAATAATCTGCTTAACCAAATTTTAGCAAATTTTACTCAAAACACTCCTGCATCATCCTCAACAAAATTGACAGTCAAACTAGTTTTTGAACAGTGGCTAGATACATTAACCGAGACACTATAGCTCATTAAAccaatttatttcattttaggtTAGATGTGGTTGTGTTTGTATGATCTGAAAAAACTGAGAGAATGTTGAAATGGGGaaggaaaataatatttaaataaagtaatgATTGAGCATTGAGTCTAATATAGCAAGTTGTGAGTAGTAAATTAGCCAAGAGGGATTTTTAgctaaatttgactaaaatagCGACCTAAAATTAGTGATCTTGCTTCCAACTTGTTGGGACTGCCTAGAATTAATGACGAGCTATACTTCATAAGGTTCTTAGAGCATTCCTATCTGGTTcttaaaaaaatgcattttatatttccaaaaactgttttatctattttatataacCACTCTTATGACACAATCTacatttcattctttattttgcattacatcacattaaaataattttttttacccacaccaacaaaattagaatccaaaACATCACCACTCACGGCCAAATGTGCCACTGCCGTTGCCAGcaaatccaaaacccaaaaccaaatccACCCGACCCAGCAACAACCCATGCCAACAACAACCACAGGTCTGCACTGCTGATGGTGGTTGGTTCCATCGGTCTGGAAACGATAGAGATGATGTTTGGTTCATGGCatagagggagaaaaaaaaaaaaaacttttacacTATTCTAAAGTATTATGCAAATATGCATGATATCGTAGCAAGTTGTAAAATCTAAATGCATCACAGGATGAAATGGGTTTTTAGTGCCTTTTGTGAACAGTAATATCTATTTTGCATTGTTGAAGGGTTATGCATAACCCAATAGGAATACTcaaattttcaaaccaaaataGCAGTCATATGGCATCACTGTTCAACcagaatttctttttctttaaagtgATAATCAAAATTCTTGACGAATATTCAAGAATGCTTGGCCATATAATATACACTTGAAGAACTTTAACGTAGATGGAAGAGTCTCTCAGCCATTAAATAACATAAATCGAAGAATTTCTCACCCATGAAATGACTTACTTGGAAAACAGGTGACAGGAATATCATaagaaatatgaaaatataGCAAGTACAATGTCTAAAGGCGATGGTTGTAACTTAAGTGGTTGCTTGATGATTTGGTGAAGCATCTGCATTGGGCATGATTGTTGAAGATTCTTCTTTAGAAACCTCACTCTCAGTTAGTGCACTATCTACATTGAGGATGATTTCTGAAGAGTCTTCATTAGGAACATCACTCTGATAACGGAAGGATGCTGTAATAGAGGACCCCCAATTTAGTGAAGCATCTACATTGGGGATGATTATTgaagagttttcttttttaacatcACTCTGATAAAGAGTCTCCTTGAGTATTTTCAAAACGTTTTCAACAACATTGTCTTCTATAAAGCTTGTCTCTGGGCTGCAATTGGAAGTTTAGCCACAATagttaaaaacaataaaagataGCAACCATGATtgcaaaagaaatttaattacGAAACATAGGGTTTGAAAAGAACACTTGAGGTAAAATTACATTCTTACgtaacaaaattttgtaaaaattttctaGTTTTAACTTCCATTTTTAGTATCTCATTTTCTCTTAGATATGGTAATAGCCCAACGGAGTTTTTGGCTCATGTTATAGCTCTGTAATGTCCCATTTGGGAGGGATTGATGAGTTGGATTATTGGGGCTTAATCTCCTTTAACTATCAATAATTATCTCATGCatcaaatatatacattttcCTTCTCAGAATGTTTGGCTTTCATGACTATATGAAATCTACATTATATACTATGTAATAGAGATGATGCATATATCTAATACATGATATACTTTTTTCTTTGGAGGGTTTAATCTCCTTTTACTTTTAATAATTATCCTATGTATTTTCCTTCTCATGATGTTTGGGTTCCACAACTACAAGAAATTTACACTATATAATAGAGATAATGTATATATCCGATACATGATATACCGTCTTCTTTACTTATAAtagtagtaaataaaaaaagaaaaaagaaaagaaaaaaaggctaCAGTCTACAAGTGGCGGATACACTccatatataaaacatataaaatgtgttttcatgATCCTTCCATCATGCTTTTCTTTTGTTGCATTAAATCAAAACAACTACCATTTAACTTTTTGATAATCTGCCATTTAACTTAAAACTAACGGTAAAAGGatattttcataaaacaaaGGTATAACTGTTAGATGAACAAGAACTTAATTCTATAATCATCAAAAAATCCTGACAATCAAATTGATACTTTGGGTGCAAAAATTACACCATGGATTCAGAGACAATAAGGTTGAAAAGTCACCGAAACTTGGCTTATAAGGCATATGCGCTTGGCAGTACATGATGGAAACACACCAAGAAAGGCATTGGCATGTGATGATCATGCGCCAATTACTATTGCCATGTTTCCACCGAGTGCtgattgactttttttttccttctataaaTAGCCCCTCACCCCCATTTGCAAAACCAAGTTGGAAGAAGCAAGAGTGAAAGAAGTTCAGAAAACGAGCTTCCAAGGTCATCTAGCTTCCTTTTGGGTAGTCTAGAGCACTTTCGGAGTCTCCCAGAGTTCATCTGGAAGCAGTGAAATATGTTATTAGTCGTCATTGATAGATTACTACCATCAATCGTTTATGGACTAAGAACTGTGTGGGATACTGCATGCCAGCCAGCTAGAGCAAGTGATGCTTCTTTAGAAGTCCATCTATGGTTGTGAAAAAATCTGATTGATCGTTATTGACAAACTACCACTACCAATTAAGTTAAGGTgaattaaactttgttttgggatccgcttattttgttgaaattaaaaactttttactaaaagtacaattgataaaagtaaaaatttagctgaaatagtacctTGCTAGACCTTCCCTTAGGCCAATTAGGCCATTGCCTAAGACCCCAAGTGG from Castanea sativa cultivar Marrone di Chiusa Pesio chromosome 11, ASM4071231v1 harbors:
- the LOC142617535 gene encoding uncharacterized protein LOC142617535 isoform X3, which produces MAGSGLPSLGRVKLTDLVPCEGLPSDSYKLSVSTLSQSLAQYSAAIIQFPASDGALLRSGLESARLYFHQRASYPSAEMIHNNDSREWCKTSGYYADPQMWQETYDYRPGLTPNEPNNTMDFPPAGLPDIFALLGKATRDILDAISFYLNLRSSPFTEILDNVPLRNREISSSVLSVCCYARPSFQGAQHHNLATQEDGQLIMFTDHEHQADKSLISLVKSDKAGLHIRDLHGRWLLVDGDLGPQEAIVYPGLALYQATAGYVNPALYRTEINTMQGNMHGRCSLAFKLMPKSMSSLSCSEMRAAGHGVEAQFQLPVLVDDFMQKSPPTDQLFNRQNIQCFNFPTVQDGSMKPLVRRRKHDSRSKPLPPSKRLRLEAQRVLKERVQDIADKKGIKLRFCNLKECESHVHTLDSPCANIRLEIGWPAGVPFVHPHDLPNKAKIGFLEAYEPGWTATHDMELSLTEPGQASQQSAN
- the LOC142617535 gene encoding uncharacterized protein LOC142617535 isoform X1 gives rise to the protein MAGSGLPSLGRVKLTDLVPCEGLPSDSYKLSVSTLSQSLAQYSAAIIQFPASDGALLRSGLESARLYFHQRASYPSAEMIHNNDSREWCKTSGYYADPQMWQETYDYRPGLTPNEPNNTMDFPPAGLPDIFALLGKATRDILDAISFYLNLRSSPFTEILDNVPLRNREISSSVLSVCCYARPSFQGAQHHNLATQEDGQLIMFTDHEHQADKSLISLVKSDKAGLHIRDLHGRWLLVDGDLGPQEAIVYPGLALYQATAGYVNPALYRTEINTMQGNMHGRCSLAFKLMPKSMSSLSCSEMRAAGHGVEAQFQLPVLVDDFMQKSPPTDQLFNRQNIQCFNFPTVQDGSMKPLVRRRKHDSRSKPLPPSKRLRLEAQRVLKERVQDIADKKGIKLRFCNLKECESHVHTLDSPCANIRLEIGWPAGVPFVHPHDLPNKAKIGFLEAYEPGWTATHDMELSLTEPGQESISIVSDVWPPLISL
- the LOC142617535 gene encoding uncharacterized protein LOC142617535 isoform X5, with the translated sequence MAGSGLPSLGRVKLTDLVPCEGLPSDSYKLSVSTLSQSLAQYSAAIIQFPASDGALLRSGLESARLYFHQRASYPSAEMIHNNDSREWCKTSGYYADPQMWQETYDYRPGLTPNEPNNTMDFPPAGLPDIFALLGKATRDILDAISFYLNLRSSPFTEILDNVPLRNREISSSVLSVCCYARPSFQGAQHHNLATQEDGQLIMFTDHEHQADKSLISLVKSDKAGLHIRDLHGRWLLVDGDLGPQEAIVYPGLALYQATAGYVNPALYRTEINTMQGNMHGRCSLAFKLMPKSMSSLSCSEMRAAGHGVEAQFQLPVLVDDFMQKSPPTDQLFNRQNIQCFNFPTVQDGSMKPLVRRRKHDSRSKPLPPSKRLRLEAQRVLKERVQDIADKKGIKLRFCNLKECESHVHTLDSPCANIRLEIGWPAGVPFVHPHDLPNKAKIGFLEAYEPGWTATHDMENHIG
- the LOC142617535 gene encoding uncharacterized protein LOC142617535 isoform X2; the protein is MAGSGLPSLGRVKLTDLVPCEGLPSDSYKLSVSTLSQSLAQYSAAIIQFPASDGALLRSGLESARLYFHQRASYPSAEMIHNNDSREWCKTSGYYADPQMWQETYDYRPGLTPNEPNNTMDFPPAGLPDIFALLGKATRDILDAISFYLNLRSSPFTEILDNVPLRNREISSSVLSVCCYARPSFQGAQHHNLATQEDGQLIMFTDHEHQADKSLISLVKSDKAGLHIRDLHGRWLLVDGDLGPQEAIVYPGLALYQATAGYVNPALYRTEINTMQGNMHGRCSLAFKLMPKSMSSLSCSEMRAAGHGVEAQFQLPVLVDDFMQKSPPTDQLFNRQNIQCFNFPTVQDGSMKPLVRRRKHDSRSKPLPPSKRLRLEAQRVLKERVQDIADKKGIKLRFCNLKECESHVHTLDSPCANIRLEIGWPAGVPFVHPHDLPNKAKIGFLEAYEPGWTATHDMELSLTEPGQASQQSANCN